A genomic segment from Salvelinus alpinus chromosome 8, SLU_Salpinus.1, whole genome shotgun sequence encodes:
- the mrps18a gene encoding LOW QUALITY PROTEIN: large ribosomal subunit protein mL66 (The sequence of the model RefSeq protein was modified relative to this genomic sequence to represent the inferred CDS: inserted 1 base in 1 codon), with protein MAGRCVLGYIWTSLSGFKCVASSSNMSAFQRKTXMLSVFGNIQSRGIRHIVEKKEGKTTIIEGTTEDTPSRTQPPNATAQCPIYRWNLQNKYNYTDVLLLSQFIRSDGGMLPRRVTGLCAQEHRKIAICVQMAHRAGLLPDHKPTLPEGHIPKKPKPQLNRYLTRWSIDSVKPIYRTGLKWCKNRISVGHPALRNNVQYGKKILYLKH; from the exons ATGGCAGGGCGCTGTGTGCTTGGGTACATATGGACCTCTCTTTCTGGGTTTAAATGTGTGGCCAGCAGCAGCAATATGAGTGCCTTTCAGAGGAAAA AGATGCTCTCGGTTTTTGGAAATATTCAAAGCAGAGGAATTCGACACA TCGTGGAAAAGAAAGAAGGCAAAACAACAATA ATTGAGGGAACAACTGAGGATACCCCAAGCAGAACACAGCCACCCAACGCTACAGCCCAGTGCCCCATCTATCGATGGAACCTGCAGAACAAATACAACTACACA GATGTCCTGTTGCTCAGTCAGTTCATCAGGTCTGATGGAGGAATGCTGCCTCGTAGAGTCACTGGTCTCTGTGCCCAGGAGCACCGCAAGATCGCCATCTGTGTGCAGATGGCTCACAGAGCAG GTCTGCTCCCAGATCACAAACCAACACTACCAGAGGGTCACATCCCAAAGAAGCCCAAGCCACAGCTCAACAG ATATCTGACTCGCTGGTCCATTGATTCAGTGAAGCCCATCTATAGGACggggctgaagtggtgtaaaaaCCGCATCTCAGTCGGCCACCCAGCTCTCAGAAACAATGTACAGTATGGCAAAAAAATCCTCTACCTGAAACATTGA